From one Streptomyces spiramyceticus genomic stretch:
- a CDS encoding ABC transporter ATP-binding protein, with product MTMSRQEGAGGRTAVAARARQVVKAYGAGETRVVALDNVDVDINRGQFTAIMGPSGSGKSTLMHCLAGLDTVTSGEIHLDETEITKLKDKKLTQLRRDRIGFIFQAFNLLPTLNALENITLPMDIAGRKPDAAWLNRVVETVGLGDRLKHRPTQLSGGQQQRVAVARALAARPEIIFGDEPTGNLDSRAGAEVLDFLRTSVDELGQTIVMVTHDPVAASYADRVLYLADGRIVDEMFSPTAEQVLDRMRCFSGGRPQTPDFDARGRTS from the coding sequence ATGACCATGAGCAGGCAAGAGGGCGCCGGCGGGCGTACGGCCGTTGCCGCGAGGGCGCGGCAGGTCGTCAAGGCGTACGGGGCGGGGGAGACCCGCGTCGTCGCGCTCGACAACGTCGATGTGGACATCAACCGGGGGCAGTTCACCGCCATCATGGGCCCGTCCGGCTCCGGCAAGTCGACGCTGATGCACTGCCTGGCCGGCCTGGACACCGTGACGTCGGGCGAGATCCATCTCGACGAAACCGAGATCACCAAGCTCAAGGACAAGAAGCTCACGCAGCTGCGCAGGGACCGGATCGGCTTCATATTCCAGGCCTTCAACCTGCTGCCGACTCTCAACGCCCTGGAGAACATCACGCTGCCGATGGACATCGCGGGCCGCAAGCCGGACGCAGCGTGGCTGAACAGGGTGGTGGAGACGGTCGGTCTCGGGGACCGCCTCAAGCACCGGCCGACGCAGCTGTCCGGCGGCCAGCAGCAGCGAGTGGCCGTGGCGCGGGCCCTCGCCGCCCGCCCCGAGATCATCTTCGGCGACGAGCCGACCGGAAACCTCGACTCCCGGGCGGGAGCGGAGGTGCTGGACTTCCTGCGCACGTCGGTCGACGAGCTGGGCCAGACCATCGTGATGGTCACCCATGACCCGGTCGCCGCTTCGTACGCGGACCGGGTGCTGTATCTCGCGGACGGCCGGATCGTCGACGAGATGTTCTCCCCGACCGCCGAGCAGGTCCTCGACAGGATGCGGTGCTTTTCTGGGGGACGCCCCCAGACCCCCGACTTCGACGCGCGCGGGCGGACGTCATGA
- a CDS encoding MFS transporter encodes MSGASGTAGTTGSTGGTGGAGSPDGTGGTDSTGPLRTARRGPVVAALMLGMALAALDGTIVSTAVPQIVGDLGGFAIFSWLFSGYLLAVTVTLPVYGKLSDTFGRKPVLIAGIALFLLGSLLCACAWNMGSLIAFRIVQGLGGGAIQGTVQTIAADLYPLKERPKIQAKLSTVWAVSAVAGPALGGLLAAYADWRWIFLVNLPVGGVALWLIARHLHEGARTASRTATRPRIDWAGALAVFACGGLLLFALVQGGVAWPWLSAPSLALFGGSALLAAATVVIERRAAEPIIPGWVWRRRTIAAVNLALGALGLLMVAPTVFLPTYAQSVLGLGPIAAGFVLSIMTLSWPVSAALSQHAYNRIGFRLTAIIGIGCSTLILLAFPLLPFPGAAWQPALIMLLLGAALGLFQLPLIVGVQSTVGWSERGTTTASVLFCRQVGQSVGAALFGAIANATLASKLAAAPDGIHNGLPDDLDSVSHALGDPDSLTAEAADYLRRAVDTAVDHVYVGAAIAAGVALLVLVFVAPRRFPVLGEDKPVD; translated from the coding sequence GTGAGCGGCGCAAGCGGCACTGCGGGCACTACCGGCAGCACGGGCGGCACGGGCGGCGCCGGCAGTCCGGACGGCACGGGCGGCACGGACAGCACCGGCCCGCTACGCACCGCCCGTCGCGGCCCGGTCGTCGCCGCGCTCATGCTCGGCATGGCACTGGCCGCCCTCGACGGCACGATCGTCTCCACCGCCGTCCCCCAGATCGTCGGCGACCTGGGCGGATTCGCCATCTTCTCCTGGCTGTTCTCCGGCTATCTCCTCGCCGTGACCGTCACCCTCCCGGTGTACGGAAAGCTCTCCGACACCTTCGGCCGCAAGCCCGTCCTGATCGCGGGCATAGCCCTGTTCCTCCTCGGCTCGCTCCTCTGCGCCTGCGCCTGGAACATGGGCAGCCTGATCGCTTTCCGTATCGTCCAGGGCCTGGGCGGCGGCGCCATCCAGGGCACCGTCCAGACCATCGCCGCCGACCTCTACCCCCTCAAGGAACGCCCGAAGATCCAGGCGAAGCTGTCGACCGTGTGGGCCGTGTCGGCCGTCGCGGGCCCGGCGCTCGGCGGGCTGCTCGCCGCCTACGCCGACTGGCGCTGGATCTTCCTCGTCAACCTGCCGGTCGGCGGCGTCGCCCTCTGGCTCATCGCCCGCCACCTGCACGAGGGCGCCCGTACGGCGTCGCGTACGGCCACCCGCCCCCGTATCGACTGGGCGGGCGCCCTGGCCGTGTTCGCCTGCGGCGGCCTGCTGCTCTTCGCCCTCGTCCAGGGCGGCGTCGCCTGGCCCTGGCTCTCCGCGCCCTCCCTGGCCCTGTTCGGCGGGAGCGCGCTTCTCGCCGCCGCGACCGTCGTCATAGAACGCCGCGCAGCCGAGCCGATCATCCCGGGGTGGGTGTGGCGCAGGCGCACCATCGCTGCCGTCAATCTCGCCCTCGGCGCGCTCGGCCTCCTCATGGTCGCGCCGACCGTGTTCCTGCCCACCTACGCCCAGTCGGTCCTCGGTCTCGGCCCGATCGCCGCCGGTTTCGTTCTATCGATCATGACGCTGAGCTGGCCGGTCTCCGCCGCGCTGAGCCAGCACGCGTACAACCGCATCGGCTTCCGGCTGACCGCGATCATCGGCATCGGCTGCTCGACGCTGATCCTGCTCGCCTTCCCGCTGCTGCCGTTCCCGGGCGCCGCGTGGCAGCCCGCCCTGATCATGCTGCTGCTCGGCGCGGCGCTCGGTCTCTTCCAGCTGCCCCTGATCGTCGGCGTCCAGTCGACGGTGGGCTGGTCGGAGCGCGGCACGACGACCGCGTCGGTCCTCTTCTGCCGGCAGGTGGGCCAGTCCGTCGGCGCGGCCCTCTTCGGCGCGATCGCCAATGCCACCCTCGCTTCAAAGCTCGCCGCCGCGCCCGACGGGATACACAACGGGCTGCCAGACGACCTCGATTCCGTCTCGCACGCGCTGGGCGATCCGGACTCGCTCACCGCAGAGGCCGCCGACTATCTGCGGCGGGCCGTGGACACCGCCGTCGACCATGTCTACGTGGGCGCGGCGATCGCGGCGGGCGTCGCTCTGCTCGTGCTCGTCTTTGTCGCGCCGCGCCGCTTTCCTGTCCTGGGAGAAGACAAACCGGTCGACTGA
- a CDS encoding ABC transporter permease: MTVLRTSMRNFVAHKGRMALSAVAVLLSVAFVCGTLVFTDTMNTTFDKLFAATAADVTVSPKSAEVGDDEGPRTGRPEALPASVVRQVAKADGVKSAEGAVTSMSVTVVNSDNKNMGSDTGAPTIAGNWTQNDLKAMEITSGHAPRGPTEVMVDSDTADKHGLKLGDELRTIAVTGDFTAKISGIASFKVTNPGATVVYFDTATSQQKLLGTPDTFTHIAVTAEQGVSDTQLKQDVASALGAPGDSAAYKLQTAKEAADSGREDVGSFLDVMKYAMLGFAGIAFLVGIFLIVNTFSMLVAQRTREIGLMRAIGSSRKQINRSVLVEALLLGIVGSVAGVGAGVGLAVGLMKLMGSMGMELSTEDLTVAWTTPAVGLALGIVVTVVAAYIPARRAGKVSPMAALRDAGTPADAKAGWIRAGIGLVLTGTGGVLLYLTAQADKASVGALLLGGGVVLTLIGFIVVGPLLAGGVVRVLSALVLRMFGPVGRMAERNALRNPRRTGATGAALMIGLALVACLSVVGSSMVASATDQLDKSVGADFIVRSGPSGPIVPEAEKALRAVPGIEHFTSYKGIEAELTAPDGTSEETELAAADPTYTSDLRRETVAGELSAAYGKNAMSVGDTYAKKHGIKVGDEMTVAFKGGETAKLKIAAITSDDTDVDEGAMYTNITTAAQYLSADRMPLNPVMYAKAVEGKEEAAYAALKDTLSEYPQYKVQNQADFKQDLKDQVGQLLNIVYGLLALAIIVAVLGVVNTLALSVVERTREIGLMRAIGLSRRQLRRMIRLESVVIALFGALLGLGLGMGWGTSAQKLLALEGLGILDIPWPTIITVFVASAFVGLFAALVPAFRAGRMNVLNAIATD, encoded by the coding sequence ATGACCGTCCTCAGGACCTCCATGCGCAACTTCGTCGCGCACAAGGGACGGATGGCGCTCTCCGCCGTCGCGGTCCTCCTCTCGGTGGCGTTCGTGTGCGGCACGCTCGTCTTCACCGACACCATGAACACGACGTTCGACAAGCTCTTCGCCGCGACCGCGGCCGATGTCACCGTCAGCCCCAAGTCCGCCGAGGTCGGCGACGACGAGGGCCCGCGGACCGGCAGGCCCGAGGCGCTGCCCGCTTCCGTAGTCCGGCAGGTGGCGAAGGCGGACGGAGTGAAGTCCGCCGAAGGCGCCGTGACCAGCATGTCCGTGACCGTCGTCAACAGCGACAACAAGAACATGGGCTCCGACACCGGCGCCCCGACGATCGCCGGCAACTGGACGCAGAACGACCTCAAGGCCATGGAGATCACCTCGGGACACGCCCCGCGCGGGCCCACCGAGGTGATGGTCGACTCCGACACCGCGGACAAGCACGGCCTGAAGCTGGGCGACGAGCTGCGGACCATAGCCGTCACCGGCGACTTCACTGCCAAGATCTCCGGCATCGCCTCCTTCAAGGTGACCAACCCGGGCGCGACCGTCGTGTACTTCGACACCGCCACCTCGCAGCAGAAGCTGCTGGGCACGCCGGACACCTTCACGCACATCGCGGTCACCGCCGAACAAGGCGTCAGCGACACCCAGTTGAAGCAGGACGTCGCGAGCGCGCTCGGTGCGCCCGGAGACTCGGCGGCGTACAAGCTCCAGACCGCGAAGGAGGCCGCCGACTCGGGCCGTGAGGACGTCGGCTCCTTCCTCGACGTGATGAAGTACGCGATGCTCGGCTTCGCCGGAATCGCCTTCCTCGTCGGCATCTTCCTGATCGTCAACACCTTCTCGATGCTGGTCGCCCAGCGCACCCGCGAGATCGGCCTGATGCGGGCCATCGGCTCCAGCCGCAAGCAGATCAACAGGTCCGTGCTGGTGGAGGCGCTGCTGCTGGGCATCGTCGGTTCGGTCGCCGGTGTCGGCGCCGGTGTCGGTCTCGCCGTCGGCCTCATGAAGCTCATGGGCTCCATGGGCATGGAGCTGTCCACCGAGGACCTGACCGTGGCCTGGACGACCCCGGCCGTCGGACTCGCGCTCGGCATCGTCGTCACCGTCGTCGCCGCCTACATCCCCGCCCGCCGGGCCGGCAAGGTCTCCCCGATGGCCGCGCTCCGCGACGCCGGGACTCCGGCGGACGCCAAGGCAGGGTGGATACGGGCCGGGATCGGCCTGGTCCTGACCGGTACGGGTGGCGTGCTGCTCTACCTGACGGCGCAGGCGGACAAGGCGAGCGTCGGCGCGCTGCTCCTCGGCGGCGGTGTCGTACTCACTCTCATCGGCTTCATCGTTGTCGGACCGCTGCTCGCCGGCGGTGTGGTGCGGGTACTCAGCGCCCTCGTGCTGCGGATGTTCGGCCCCGTCGGCCGGATGGCCGAACGCAACGCCCTGCGCAACCCCCGGCGTACGGGAGCGACCGGCGCGGCCCTGATGATCGGCCTCGCGCTGGTGGCGTGCCTGTCGGTGGTCGGCTCCTCGATGGTCGCGTCGGCGACGGACCAGCTCGACAAGTCGGTCGGCGCGGACTTCATCGTCCGCAGCGGCCCCAGCGGGCCGATCGTGCCCGAGGCGGAAAAGGCGCTGCGCGCCGTCCCCGGCATCGAGCACTTCACCAGCTACAAGGGCATCGAGGCCGAGCTGACCGCCCCCGACGGCACGTCGGAGGAGACGGAGCTGGCCGCCGCCGACCCGACGTACACCAGCGACCTGCGGCGCGAGACCGTCGCCGGTGAACTGTCGGCGGCGTACGGCAAGAACGCCATGTCCGTCGGCGACACGTACGCCAAGAAGCACGGCATCAAGGTCGGCGACGAGATGACGGTCGCCTTCAAGGGCGGCGAGACCGCGAAGCTCAAGATCGCGGCGATCACCTCGGACGACACGGACGTCGACGAGGGCGCGATGTACACCAACATCACGACCGCCGCTCAGTACCTGTCGGCCGACAGGATGCCGCTGAACCCGGTCATGTATGCGAAGGCGGTGGAAGGCAAGGAGGAAGCCGCGTACGCCGCGCTCAAGGACACGCTGTCCGAGTACCCGCAGTACAAGGTGCAGAACCAGGCCGACTTCAAGCAGGACCTCAAGGACCAGGTCGGCCAGCTGCTCAACATCGTCTACGGCCTGCTGGCCCTCGCGATCATCGTCGCGGTGCTGGGCGTGGTGAACACGCTGGCCCTGTCGGTCGTCGAGCGGACCAGAGAGATCGGCCTGATGCGGGCCATCGGCCTCTCGCGCCGCCAGCTGCGCCGCATGATCCGCCTGGAGTCGGTGGTCATCGCCCTGTTCGGCGCCCTGCTGGGCCTCGGCCTGGGCATGGGCTGGGGCACGTCGGCGCAGAAGCTGCTGGCCCTGGAGGGCCTGGGCATCCTGGACATCCCGTGGCCGACGATCATCACGGTCTTCGTGGCCTCGGCCTTCGTGGGCCTGTTCGCGGCGCTGGTCCCGGCGTTCCGGGCGGGGCGGATGAACGTACTGAACGCGATCGCCACGGATTAG
- the mfd gene encoding transcription-repair coupling factor encodes MSLHGLLDAVVRDTALAEAVTAAADGNRMHIDLVGPPAARPFAVAALARETGRTVLAVTATGREAEDLAAALRTLLPEDRVVEFPAWETLPHERLSPRSDTMGRRLAVLRRLAHPRADDPSAGPVSVIVAPVRSVLQPQVKGLGDLEPVALRTGQSADLGDITAALAAAAYSRVELVEKRGEFAVRGGILDVFPPTEEHPLRVEFWGDDVEEIRYFKVADQRSLEVAEHGLWAPPCRELLLTDSVKARAAALAEAHPELGELLGKLAEGIAVEGMESLAPVLVDDMELLLDVLPKGSMALVCDPERVRTRAADLVATSQEFLQASWAATAGGGEAPIDVGAASLRGIADVRERARELDMMWWSVAPFAADEELSADTLKLGMHAPEAYRGDTARALADTKGWLADGWRTVYVTEGHGPAARTVEVLGGEGIPARLEADLSAVEPSLVHVACGSIDYGFVDPALKLAVLTETDLTGQRTATKELGRMPARRRKTIDPLTLQAGDYIVHEQHGVGRYVEMIQRTVQGATREYLLVEYAPAKRGQPGDRLYIPTDQLEQVTKYVGGEAPTLHRLGGADWTKTKARAKKAVKEIAADLIKLYSARMAAPGYTFGPDTPWQRELEDAFPYVETPDQLSTIAEVKEDMEKSIPMDRLVCGDVGYGKTEIAVRAAFKAVQDGKQVAVLVPTTLLVQQHFGTFSERYAQFPVVVKALSRFQSDTEAKATLEGLKEGSVDLVIGTHRLFSSETKFKDLGLVIVDEEQRFGVEHKEQLKKLRANVDVLTMSATPIPRTLEMAVTGIREMSTITTPPEERHPVLTFVGPYEQKQIGAAIRRELLREGQVFYIHNRVESIDRAAAKLREIVPEARIATAHGQMGESALEQVVVDFWEKKFDVLVSTTIVESGIDISNANTLIVERGDNFGLSQLHQLRGRVGRGRDRGYAYFLYPPEKPLTETAHERLATIAQHTEMGAGMYVAMKDLEIRGAGNLLGGEQSGHIAGVGFDLYIRMVGEAVADYRAAVEGGVEEEPPLEVKIELPVDAHVPHDYAPGERLRLQAYRAIASANSEEDIKAVREELTDRYGKLPEPVENLLLVAGLRMLARACGVADITLAGPNIRFGPVELRESQELRLKRLYPRTVLKPATHQILVPRPTTGQIGGKPVVGRELLGWTGEFLTTILGS; translated from the coding sequence ATGAGCCTGCACGGTCTGCTGGATGCCGTTGTACGAGACACGGCGCTCGCCGAAGCGGTGACGGCCGCCGCCGACGGCAACCGCATGCACATCGACCTGGTCGGCCCGCCCGCCGCGCGCCCCTTCGCTGTGGCCGCGCTGGCCCGCGAGACCGGCAGGACCGTGCTCGCCGTGACCGCGACCGGCCGCGAGGCCGAGGACCTGGCCGCCGCGCTGCGCACGCTGCTGCCCGAGGACCGGGTCGTCGAGTTCCCGGCGTGGGAGACGCTGCCGCACGAGCGCCTGTCGCCGCGCAGCGACACGATGGGCCGCCGCCTCGCCGTCCTGCGCCGCCTCGCGCACCCCCGCGCCGACGACCCATCCGCAGGTCCGGTGAGCGTGATCGTGGCGCCCGTACGGTCCGTACTTCAGCCGCAGGTCAAGGGGCTGGGCGACCTGGAGCCGGTGGCGCTGCGGACCGGGCAGAGCGCGGATCTGGGCGACATCACGGCGGCGCTCGCGGCAGCGGCGTACTCCCGGGTCGAACTGGTCGAGAAGCGCGGTGAGTTCGCGGTACGCGGGGGGATCCTCGACGTCTTCCCGCCGACCGAGGAGCACCCGCTCCGGGTGGAGTTCTGGGGCGACGACGTCGAGGAGATCCGTTACTTCAAGGTCGCCGACCAGCGCTCCCTGGAGGTCGCCGAGCACGGCCTGTGGGCGCCGCCCTGTCGCGAGCTGCTGCTGACCGACAGCGTGAAGGCGCGGGCAGCCGCCCTCGCCGAGGCGCACCCGGAGCTCGGCGAGCTGCTCGGCAAGCTCGCCGAGGGCATCGCCGTGGAGGGCATGGAGTCCCTGGCCCCCGTCCTCGTCGACGACATGGAGCTGCTGCTGGACGTCCTGCCCAAGGGCTCCATGGCGCTGGTGTGCGACCCGGAGCGGGTACGGACCCGGGCGGCCGACCTGGTGGCGACCTCGCAGGAGTTCCTCCAGGCGTCGTGGGCGGCCACGGCGGGCGGAGGCGAGGCCCCGATCGACGTGGGCGCGGCGTCGCTGCGCGGGATCGCGGACGTACGGGAGCGGGCCCGCGAGCTGGACATGATGTGGTGGTCCGTCGCACCCTTCGCGGCGGACGAAGAGCTCTCCGCCGACACCCTCAAGCTGGGCATGCACGCCCCGGAGGCGTACCGCGGCGACACCGCGCGGGCGCTGGCCGACACCAAGGGCTGGCTGGCCGACGGCTGGCGCACGGTGTACGTCACGGAGGGCCACGGCCCGGCGGCGCGCACCGTGGAGGTCCTCGGCGGCGAGGGAATCCCGGCCCGCCTCGAAGCGGACCTGTCGGCGGTCGAGCCGTCCCTCGTCCACGTCGCATGCGGCTCGATCGACTATGGCTTCGTGGACCCGGCGCTCAAGCTGGCCGTCCTGACCGAGACCGACCTCACCGGCCAGCGCACCGCCACCAAGGAACTGGGCCGGATGCCGGCCCGCCGGCGCAAGACCATCGACCCGCTGACGCTCCAGGCGGGCGACTACATCGTCCACGAGCAGCACGGCGTGGGCCGCTACGTCGAGATGATCCAGCGCACGGTCCAGGGCGCGACCCGCGAGTACCTCTTGGTCGAGTACGCCCCGGCCAAGCGAGGCCAGCCCGGCGACCGTCTCTACATCCCCACCGACCAGCTCGAACAGGTCACCAAGTACGTGGGCGGCGAGGCCCCGACCCTCCACCGCCTGGGCGGCGCCGACTGGACCAAGACCAAGGCGCGCGCGAAGAAGGCGGTCAAGGAGATCGCCGCCGACCTGATCAAGCTCTACTCGGCGCGCATGGCAGCCCCTGGCTACACCTTCGGCCCGGACACCCCGTGGCAGCGGGAGCTGGAGGACGCGTTCCCGTACGTCGAGACGCCCGACCAGCTGTCCACCATCGCCGAGGTGAAGGAGGACATGGAGAAGTCGATCCCCATGGACCGCCTGGTCTGCGGCGACGTCGGCTACGGCAAGACGGAGATCGCGGTCCGCGCGGCGTTCAAGGCGGTCCAGGACGGCAAGCAGGTGGCGGTCCTGGTCCCGACGACGCTGCTGGTCCAGCAGCATTTCGGGACGTTCTCGGAGCGGTACGCCCAGTTCCCGGTCGTAGTGAAGGCCCTTTCCCGCTTCCAGTCGGACACCGAGGCGAAGGCGACCCTCGAAGGACTCAAGGAGGGCTCGGTCGACCTCGTCATCGGCACGCACCGGCTCTTCTCCTCCGAGACGAAATTCAAGGACCTGGGCCTGGTCATCGTCGACGAGGAGCAGCGTTTCGGTGTGGAGCACAAGGAGCAGCTGAAGAAGCTCCGCGCCAACGTCGACGTACTGACGATGTCCGCCACCCCCATCCCCCGTACGCTCGAAATGGCCGTGACCGGCATCCGCGAGATGTCGACGATCACGACCCCGCCGGAGGAGCGCCACCCGGTCCTCACCTTTGTGGGCCCGTACGAGCAGAAGCAGATCGGCGCCGCGATCCGCCGCGAACTCCTCCGCGAGGGCCAGGTCTTCTACATCCACAACCGGGTCGAGTCCATCGACAGAGCGGCCGCCAAGCTCCGCGAGATCGTGCCCGAGGCGCGGATCGCGACCGCCCACGGCCAGATGGGGGAGAGCGCCCTGGAGCAGGTCGTCGTCGACTTCTGGGAGAAGAAGTTCGACGTACTCGTCTCGACGACGATCGTCGAGTCGGGCATCGACATCTCCAACGCCAACACCCTGATCGTCGAGCGCGGCGACAACTTCGGCCTCTCCCAGCTCCACCAGCTCCGCGGCCGGGTGGGCCGGGGCCGCGACCGCGGCTACGCGTACTTCCTCTACCCGCCGGAGAAGCCGCTCACCGAGACCGCCCACGAGCGCCTGGCGACCATCGCCCAGCACACCGAGATGGGCGCGGGCATGTACGTGGCCATGAAGGACCTCGAAATCCGGGGCGCGGGCAACCTGCTCGGCGGCGAGCAGTCCGGCCACATCGCGGGCGTCGGCTTCGACCTGTACATCCGCATGGTGGGCGAGGCGGTCGCCGACTACCGCGCGGCGGTGGAGGGCGGCGTGGAGGAGGAGCCGCCGCTGGAGGTCAAGATCGAACTCCCGGTGGACGCCCATGTTCCGCACGACTACGCCCCGGGCGAGCGCCTGCGCCTCCAGGCGTACCGTGCGATCGCCTCGGCGAACTCGGAGGAGGACATCAAGGCGGTACGCGAGGAACTGACCGACCGCTACGGCAAGCTCCCCGAGCCCGTCGAGAACCTGCTGCTGGTGGCCGGCCTGCGGATGCTCGCGCGGGCGTGCGGCGTTGCGGACATCACCCTCGCGGGCCCCAACATCCGCTTCGGCCCGGTGGAACTGCGGGAGTCGCAGGAGCTGAGGCTGAAGCGGTTGTATCCGCGCACGGTGCTGAAGCCGGCCACGCACCAGATCCTGGTCCCGCGCCCGACGACGGGCCAGATCGGCGGGAAGCCGGTGGTGGGCCGCGAACTGTTGGGGTGGACCGGGGAGTTCCTCACGACGATCCTGGGGTCGTAG
- a CDS encoding DUF485 domain-containing protein, translating into MPHYPEYLYPWQSSKPVPPVPPQPVPAHPGMPGHHSDLRQLRSAYRRLRRVATLTALGYFTLFLILSGYAPDLMGSELPGGLNTGLLLGLCQLPVTLVAITVYEKSARRRVDPLSENLRNQASRGAAR; encoded by the coding sequence ATGCCGCACTACCCGGAATACCTGTACCCCTGGCAAAGCTCCAAGCCTGTCCCACCCGTACCGCCGCAGCCCGTCCCCGCACACCCCGGCATGCCCGGCCACCACAGCGACCTGCGCCAACTGCGTTCGGCGTACCGCCGCCTGCGCCGCGTCGCCACCCTCACCGCCCTCGGCTACTTCACGCTCTTCCTGATCCTCTCCGGCTACGCGCCCGACCTGATGGGCAGCGAGCTGCCGGGCGGCCTCAACACCGGTCTGCTGCTCGGCCTCTGCCAGCTCCCCGTCACGCTCGTGGCCATAACGGTGTACGAGAAGTCCGCCCGCCGCAGAGTCGACCCGCTCTCCGAGAACCTCCGCAATCAAGCGTCGCGGGGAGCGGCCCGGTGA
- a CDS encoding cation acetate symporter — protein MTGFSDSTQEISLVAFIAVATVTLLMCVMTGPDRDDLAEFYTGYRSLSPMRNGLAIAGDYISAATVLGTIGVISLTGYDGVVLALSTAVSLVLLMFLLAEPLRNAGRFTMGDALARRAPSRAVRITASAVTLAALLPLMVVQLAGAGHLLSFILGFEGSGFRTSCIVLLGVLMISYAAIGGMKGTALIQIIKTVFLLGAGVAVAVLVLNHFDWSAGGLLGAARDGSGAGDAYLRSGLQFGGNELDMISSELTVVLGAACLPHITMRMYSSRNALAVRRSMSWAVSVVVFFCLLITVIGFGAAALVGRPTITTHDPQGNTSILLVTQALVGTDASALETLIFTSVTTAIFLTLLASVAGMILACANSLAHDLFVHGVRTSLVRDATEMGVARAAAVGVGLPAIVLAVLARHWNVQPLVALSFCIGASALAPALVYSLFWRRFTRTGLMCTLIGGTLCVFVLITGTNLVSGSPHSVFPAQDFNWYPFTTTGLVSIPFGFFMGWLGTFLSRRTSGDQRRQYEAVEAWILAGAGGGSR, from the coding sequence GTGACCGGATTCAGCGACTCCACGCAGGAAATCTCTCTGGTCGCCTTCATCGCGGTGGCCACAGTGACGCTGCTGATGTGCGTGATGACCGGGCCCGACCGCGACGACCTCGCCGAGTTCTACACGGGCTACCGCTCCCTCTCCCCCATGCGCAACGGCCTCGCCATAGCGGGCGATTACATCTCGGCGGCCACCGTCCTCGGCACGATCGGCGTCATCTCACTCACCGGCTACGACGGCGTCGTACTGGCCCTGAGCACGGCAGTCTCCCTCGTACTCCTGATGTTTCTGCTGGCCGAACCCCTGCGCAACGCGGGCCGGTTCACCATGGGCGACGCCCTCGCCCGCCGCGCGCCGAGCCGCGCCGTACGCATCACGGCCAGCGCCGTCACGCTCGCCGCGCTGCTCCCCCTGATGGTCGTACAGCTCGCCGGCGCCGGTCACTTGCTCTCCTTCATCCTGGGCTTCGAGGGCTCGGGATTCAGGACCAGCTGCATCGTCCTCCTGGGCGTACTGATGATCAGCTACGCCGCCATCGGGGGCATGAAGGGCACCGCCCTCATCCAGATCATCAAAACCGTCTTCCTGCTGGGCGCGGGCGTTGCGGTCGCCGTCCTCGTCCTCAATCACTTCGACTGGAGCGCAGGGGGACTGCTGGGCGCGGCCAGGGACGGCAGCGGCGCGGGCGACGCCTACCTGAGGTCGGGGCTCCAGTTCGGCGGCAACGAACTCGACATGATCAGCTCGGAGTTGACGGTCGTCCTGGGCGCCGCCTGCCTCCCCCACATCACGATGCGCATGTACAGCTCGCGCAACGCACTCGCCGTACGCCGCTCGATGTCCTGGGCGGTCTCGGTCGTCGTCTTCTTCTGCCTGCTCATCACGGTGATCGGCTTCGGCGCGGCGGCGCTCGTCGGCCGCCCGACGATCACTACGCACGACCCGCAGGGCAACACCTCGATCCTGCTGGTCACTCAGGCCCTGGTGGGCACCGACGCGTCCGCCCTCGAAACCCTGATCTTCACGTCCGTGACCACCGCGATCTTCCTCACCCTCCTCGCCTCGGTCGCGGGCATGATCCTGGCGTGCGCGAACTCGCTGGCCCACGACCTCTTCGTCCACGGCGTCCGCACATCCCTCGTGCGGGACGCGACCGAGATGGGCGTGGCCAGGGCGGCTGCGGTCGGAGTCGGCCTCCCCGCGATCGTCCTCGCGGTCCTGGCCCGCCACTGGAACGTACAGCCGCTCGTCGCTCTCTCCTTCTGCATCGGCGCATCCGCCCTCGCCCCCGCCCTGGTCTACAGCCTCTTCTGGCGCCGCTTCACGCGCACCGGCCTGATGTGCACCCTCATCGGCGGCACGCTGTGCGTCTTCGTCCTGATCACGGGCACCAACCTGGTCTCGGGATCACCCCATTCGGTGTTCCCCGCCCAGGACTTCAACTGGTACCCGTTCACCACGACGGGCCTGGTCTCGATCCCGTTCGGCTTCTTCATGGGCTGGCTGGGTACGTTCCTGAGCCGCCGCACATCCGGCGATCAGCGGCGCCAGTACGAGGCGGTGGAGGCGTGGATCCTGGCCGGGGCGGGGGGCGGCAGCCGGTGA